Proteins encoded together in one Coffea arabica cultivar ET-39 chromosome 2c, Coffea Arabica ET-39 HiFi, whole genome shotgun sequence window:
- the LOC113726452 gene encoding polyadenylate-binding protein 2-like — protein MAQVQVPQSVMNVNATTTAAAGGANPQFVPTSLYVGDLDLHVTDSQLYDLFNQVGQVVSVRVCRDLTTRRSLGYGYVNYGNPQDAARALEILNFTPLNGKPIRVMYSHRDPSIRKSGSGNIFIKNLDKAIDHKALHDTFSVFGNILSCKVATDVSGQSKGYGFVQYDTDEAAQKAIEKLNGMLLNDKQVYVGPFLRKQEREMAVDKTKFTNVFVKNLSESTTDEDLKKVFGDYGTITSVVVMRDEDGKSKCFGFVNFENPEDAAKSVEAVNGYKFDNKEWFVGKAQKKSEREQELKQRFEQSIKEAADKSQGLNLYIKNLDDSINDDKLRELFSPFGVITSCKVMRDPNGISRGSGFVAFSIPEEASRALSEMNGKMIVSKPLYVALAQRKEERRARLQAQFSQLRPIAMGPSVAPRMPMYPPGGPGLGQQIFYGQPPPAIIPPQPGFGYQQQLVPGMRPGGAPMPNFFVPMVQQGQQGQRPGGRRGGTVPVQQGQQPVPMMQQQMIPRGRGYRYPPGRALPDVSMPGVVGGMLSVPYDMGGMPLRDVVSQPVPIGALASALANASPADQRTMLGENLYPLVEQLEPETAAKVTGMLLEMDQTEVLHLLESPEALKSKVAEAMEVLRNVSQQQQATNPADQLASLSLNDGLVS, from the exons ATGGCTCAGGTTCAGGTGCCGCAGTCGGTGATGAATGTGAATGCTACTACTACAGCTGCTGCTGGCGGTGCGAATCCTCAGTTCGTGCCGACGTCGCTTTATGTAGGTGACTTGGATTTGCACGTCACTGATTCGCAGCTTTACGATCTGTTCAACCAGGTTGGACAGGTGGTTTCGGTCAGGGTTTGCCGGGATTTGACGACTCGACGGTCACTTGGATATGGTTATGTCAATTATGGCAATCCGCAAGATG CTGCACGGGCTCTAGAGATTCTAAATTTTACTCCTCTCAATGGGAAGCCCATTAGAGTTATGTATTCTCATCGAGATCCCAGCATACGTAAAAGTGGTTCTGGAAATATATTTATTAAG AATTTGGACAAAGCGATTGACCATAAGGCTTTGCACGACACATTTTCTGTATTTGGAAACATTCTCTCTTGCAAGGTGGCAACCGATGTTTCTGGTCAGTCAAAGGGCTATGGGTTTGTGCAATATGATACTGATGAAGCTGCTCAAAAAGCTATTGAGAAACTCAACGGGATGCTGCTGAATGATAAGCAAGTATATGTTGGACCTTTCCTTCGGAAACAAGAAAGAGAAATGGCTGTAGACAAGACAAAATTTACTAATGTTTTTGTGAAGAATCTCTCAGAATCAACCACTGATGAAGACCTAAAGAAAGTATTTGGTGATTATGGGACAATAACTAGTGTTGTGGTAATGAGGGATGAAGATGGAAAGTCAAAGTGTTTTGGATTCGTGAACTTTGAGAACCCTGAAGATGCTGCAAAATCTGTTGAAGCTGTTAATGGATATAAATTTGATAACAAAGAATGGTTTGTTGGGAAAGCCCAAAAGAAATCTGAGAGAGAACAAGAATTAAAACAACGATTCGAGCAGAGTATTAAGGAGGCTGCTGACAAATCACAAGGGTTGAACCTCTATATAAAGAATTTAGATGACAGCATTAATGATGATAAGCTTAGGGAATTGTTCTCCCCCTTTGGTGTTATAACTTCATGCAAG GTTATGCGAGATCCCAATGGAATCAGCAGAGGATCTGGGTTTGTTGCATTCTCAATTCCTGAAGAAGCATCAAGAGCT CTTTCCGAAATGAATGGGAAGATGATTGTTAGCAAACCACTTTATGTTGCTCTTGCACagagaaaggaagagagaagaGCAAGGTTGCAG GCTCAATTTTCTCAATTGCGTCCAATTGCAATGGGACCCTCTGTTGCTCCTAGAATGCCAATGTACCCCCCTGGCGGTCCTGGTCTAGGGCAACAAATATTTTATGGACAGCCGCCACCTGCTATCATTCCTCCCCAA ccTGGTTTTGGCTATCAACAGCAGCTTGTTCCTGGAATGAGGCCTGGTGGAGCTCCAATGCCGAACTTTTTTGTGCCAATGGTTCAGCAAGGGCAGCAAGGACAGCGTCCTGGTGGCAGGCGAGGTGGTACTGTTCCGGTCCAGCAGGGTCAACAACCAGTTCCAATGATGCAGCAGCAG ATGATTCCAAGGGGACGTGGATACCGTTACCCTCCAGGACGTGCCCTGCCTGATGTCTCTATGCCAGGTGTTGTGGGAGGCATGCTTTCCGTCCCATATGATATGGGTGGCATGCCATTACGTGATGTCGTATCTCAGCCAGTCCCAATTGGGGCTCTGGCATCTGCGCTTGCCAATGCTTCTCCTGCTGATCAGAGGACG ATGTTGGGCGAGAATCTATACCCACTTGTCGAACAGTTGGAGCCTGAAACAGCAGCTAAGGTTACTGGTATGCTTTTGGAGATGGACCAGACAGAGGTTCTACACCTGCTTGAGTCACCAGAAGCTCTGAAGTCGAAGGTTGCAGAGGCCATGGAGGTCTTAAGGAATGTTTCTCAGCAGCAGCAGGCAACCAATCCTGCTGATCAATTGGCATCATTGTCCTTGAATGATGGTCTTGTTTCCTGA